The window CGACCGGCACCCACTCGTCCATTGAAACTTCGGTTTCCGCGCCCGTGCGGTCGTAGACCATCTTGCGCGCGCGTACGTCCATCGTGACGCGCCACTCGCCGTTCGCGAGCGAGTCGACACGCACCCGCTCCGTCGACATCCGCCAGTAGGTGTTCACCTCGAACAGGTCGTGCAGCAGGTACTGCAGCGAGTCCGGCGTCACCGCCTGCAGCTCGCGGTACAGGTCCAGCGTGGTGGCGAGCGGCGCATCCGCCGGCCTGTGCGCGTCGAGCAGCCTTCGGATCGCACCGTTCACGCGGTCCTCGCCCACATACACGCTCAGTGCGTACAGCGCGAAGGGTCCCCACCGGTACGACATGTACGGATCGAGCCCGCGCAGCAGCGGCTCGCCGCGGCGGATCGGCGCGATGGGATACGGCAGGCGCAGAAAGCGCCGCAGTCGCCAGAGCTGGTCGCCGCCGCGGCTGTGCTCGACCAGCGTCATCGCGTAGTACGTGGCAAGACTTTCCGAGAGCACCGGCGCTCCTTCGACCAGCGCGGCCGGCACGTTCCACTGGTGGCCGAGCTCATGTGCGGCGATGAAATACGGCATGTCTAGGCCACTGTCACCGCCTGCCGGATTCATCAGCGTGACGCCCTCACCGTGCGTGATCATGCTCGCCTCGGCATGCATGCCGACGCCGTCGCCCGGCACCTCGAGAACGGTGACGTGGCCGTACGGGTACGGTCCGAATTCGCGCGTGTAGTACTCGAACGACGCCCGGAGACTCTGCACCACCGGCTCGATGTGACCCGTGTGCTCCGGATGGTGCAGGACACGGATTGCGACGTCCGTCCACTGCGCGTCGTGCACCTCGTACTGCGCCGAGGCGAACGCCCACTCGTCGCCGATGGGGGCGTCGGTCGTGTAGTGGAAGTAGCTGCGTCCGCTCTCCTGCCACGATCGCCGGAGTGCGCCGGGGGCCACACCGACCTGGCCATCGACCGTGCTGACCACCGCATCCAGCGTGGTGCCCGGCGCACGGTCGGTGTGCGTACGGGCGTCCTCCAGACGCGCGATCACCGGCCGCGCTGCGAGATCGTGCGCCTGCCGCTCGCTTGGCAGGATCAGCTCGCGGCCTCGCTGGTAGCCGATGGCCGGGAACCAGGCGTTGGTGAAGTGCGTGCCATTTGCAGCAACGGCGTCGTTCACGCTGCCTTCCCGGAATCCGCGCGCGTCGTGTCGCACGTCGAAGTCCAGGCGCATCGACTCACCCGGCATGAGCGGCGTGTCGAGCGTGTAGATCGAGTGGCCGAGCTCCGCGTCGTGCAGCACGCGCCCTGCCGCTCGATCGAACCCCAGCGCGCGGGTTTCGACCGACGGTGTCGTCGCGACATGGATCGTGTCGATCGGTTCCGTACTGCGGTTCACGAGCTCGTATGATCCGCGAACCTCGACAGATCGCCGTTCCGGATGGATGTCGACCTCCAGCCGGGCAGCGGCGACGTGCGGCTGAACGACGTCGCCGTAGCGCGCGTAGCGTCGCTCGTACTCCGCCTGCCGGGCCGCGATCTCATCGGCCGTGCTGTAGTCGTTGAGCACATTCGTGTTGTAGAACACGAATCCGCCGAGGACCAGGACGAGCAGGAGCGCGAGCGCGCCTGCGCCGACGGTTGCACGAGCGAGCCGGTGCTGCGCGATCCCCAGCCGCTCCCGCACGCGCCCTTCCCTGCCGCGCACCCAGAACAGCCGGGCCGCGACCAGCAGCAGCAGCGCCCACGCCGCCCAGTACGCCTTGAACGAGAGCCAGGGCAGAACGTACGGGCCGAGCCCGCGCATCTCCGTGTACGTCCACCACGGACCCGCGCCGTAGATGAACAGGTCGTGCTCGATGCCGAACATCGGCGCGAGCAGGATGATCACGTACGCGACGATCGCGAGCAGGTGACCGACGTACTTCTGGTTCGCCAGCACATGCACCACGAGCGCGAGCACGGCAAAGAGCACATACTCGGTGAGCTGGAAGCCGAACAGGATGATGAGGTACAGGCCGGGCTGGTAGTCGCTGTAATCGAGCAGTGTCTGCGCGGCGATCCCCGCAAGCATCACGCACGCACTGAGCGCGGCGAGGAGCAGCACCAGGCCGAGCAGCTTCCCTGAGAGGGGGACCCAGTCAGGAACCGGCGCGGCGTCGCCGATCTCCGCCATGCCCGCGTCACGCTCGCGCCAGACCAGCTCACCTGCAAAGAAGACGATCAGCAGCGGAACGATCACCCAGCGGCTCAGCTCTGACGTGAGCGGCCCCGTCAGCTCCTTGAGCACCTGTCCGGTAGTGGGCGTCAATGGCGTGCCCATCGACACCATCTGGTCGAGGATCACCGGTATCGCGAGGAGCGGGATCCCGATGAGCAGCGCAAGGCCGGCCCAGCTCGTCGCCAGCGCGCGGAACGAAGACCACGCGATCGCGAGCGCCTGGCGCACACGCATCGCGGTGTCGAACGAGCGCGCGACCCGCGGGACGGATACGATCGCGCTGGCCGTGATGCCGACGAGGGCGGGCGCCGGCGATGCGGCGGCGTCGAATCGCGCGCGACGTGCACGTCGGGAGCTTTCCGCCCGGTGAGCGAAGTGGAAGCCGAGGTACGTGATCCCGAGAATGACCAGCGCGACGGCGATCCAGAATGCACGGTTGGTCAGGATGATGCCCTCGAGCGCGAGCAGGCGCGACTGCTTCTCCGTCGTCGTCCACAGGTGCGCGATGTCCTCCACGATGAAGCGGATGCCGATCGGGTCGAGCAGCGTGCCGAGACCGCGGCTGAACAGCAGGATCGAGGCGACGAAGAAGCCCATGAACACCAGCGCCATGCTGCCGAGGTAGGCCGCCATCGGCCGGCCGCTGCGCAGCGCGACCGCGAACTGCAGCGCTGTCGCGACGAACGCGTTCGGCAGCGCGATGTACGCGTACGCCGTCAGGTATGACGCAGGGCGGAAGGGGGCGATCAGTGCGGCGTTGACACCAGGCGAGTAGACGGCCAGCAGGATGCCGAGCTGCACCGCCAGCAGCAGCAGCGCATTCACGACCAGCGCCGCGAGGAAGCGGCCGAAGAGGTTCTCGGACTTGCGCAGCGACGTCGTATAGACGAGCGGGTACATGCCCGTCGCGACGTCGCGCGCCGCCGCCTCACCCGCGACGACCGGTGCGAGCAGCATCCAGAGCAGGCCGCCGACCACCGTGGTGAGGGCAATGTAGAACGGCGCGTTGACGAAGTGATCCTCGTACAGCGCGTCGGCAACCGCAGCGTCGCGCGTCATGAGGAAACTGACGACGAGCAGGACCACGAACATCAGCGGCACCCATGGACGGCGAAGCTGGTAGCTCAGCTCGAAACGGAAGATGCCGCGGAGCATCATGCGGCCACGAACGCACGCCGGCCGATATGGCCGGCCATCGCGCTGAAGTACACGTCCTCCAGGCTCGGCTCCGCCGCCTCGAAACCCGCCACCTCCTCGCCGTACACGTGCACCACCGTGCGACCCGCCAGCAGCCTGGTCGAGATGATGGGATGTGTGCGCTCCAGCGCGGCCAGCTCCGACTTCGAGATCACACGGCGCCAGATCCGGCCCCGCAGCTCCTCGACCGAATCGCGCGGCGACCCCTCGAGCAGGATCTCGCCACGATCGATGATCGCCATGCGCGTGCACAGCTCCGTCACGTCCTCGACGATGTGCGTGGAAAGCAGGACGACCGCGTTCTCACCCAGCTCCGAAAGCAGGTTCAGGAAGCGGACGCGTTCCGCCGGATCGAGCCCCGCCGTCGGCTCATCCACGATCAGCAGCTTCGGGTCGCCGAGCAGCGCGACCGCGACGCCGAAACGCTGCTTCATCCCGCCCGAGTAGCCGCCCAGCTTCTGCCTGCGGACGTCCCACAGGTTCACCTGCCGCAGCAGCGCCTCGACCACGTCCCGCCGCTCGCCCCGGCCCGCGATCCCCTTCAACAGCGCGAAATGATCGAGCAGGTCGACCGCGCTCACCTTCGGGTACACGCCGAACTCCTGCGGCAGGTAGCCCAGTGTCTTCCGCACTTCGGCCTTCTCCACGAGCACGTCCAGCTCTCCGAGCCGCACCTCCCCCGAGTCCGCTTCCTGGAGCGTCGCCAGGATGCGCATGAGCGTGGACTTGCCCGCACCGTTCGGCCCCAGCAGCCCGTACATGCCCGGCGGGATCGTGAGGCTCACGTCGCGCAGCGCCCGGACGCCGTTGGCGTAGGTCTTCGACACGTTGCGGATCGCGAGTGCGGCGGCATCGGGCATGGCGGTCTCCGGCGTGATACCTTGAACTGCAATGCATCGCAGATCAAGGGTAAGGCGGGAGGACGGGAGGGTCAAGCGGGTTACGGGCGGTTCGGGATGGATTGGGCGGCGCTGGGGACCGGAGCATTCAGCGGGAACGGCGGAACGGCATTGGACTCTCGCTGGCGCACCAACCCGGGTCCCCAGTCTCGCACACGCACACGCACACGCACGTGGGTGGTGCGGTTTCGAAAAGGCGGAGGGGGCTCCCGCCCGCGTCTCTCCTACACTCGTCTCACCCCTCGTAAACCGCGGCCAGCAGCGCCTTTCCGACGAACGCCAGCGCACCGAGGCCGAGCGCCATCGTCAGCCCGGACCCCTGCGACGTGCGCCGGCTCGTCGCCGCCGCCAGGGCGAGCGCGGCTGCCGCCGCGGACGCCGACACCACCACGTTCGCGTCCATCCGCTGATACGGGCTTTCGCGATGCGAGTCGCGGAGAAAGTCCCCCCGCACGCCGCCATCGTACTCGACCGGCTCGTACAGGTTGTGCGGCGCGCCTTCCCGGACCGGCCAGTCCGTCTTCTGGTCGTCGAATCCCTGCATGCGCTGCTGGACGTCGACCAGCTTCGGGCTGATCCGCTCGGAGACGGACAGGAACTTCCCGGCGCCGCCGACGAAGACGTCGCGCTCGTTGCCCTCGGCGGCCCGCAGGATCGCGCGCGCCGCGAGCGCGGGGTCATAGACCGGCGGGATCGGCTGGGGCATGACGCCCAGCTGTGTCTTCGCCTTGTTGAAGAGCGGCGTGTTGATCGAGCTCGGCTTGACCAGCGTGACACGCACCGGCACGCCGTCGTGCTGCAGCTCCACGCGCAGTGAGTCGACCCAGCCCTTGATCGCGTGCTTGGACGCGCAGTAGATGCCCTGCAGCGGCACGCCCCGGTCGGAAAGCGTGCTGCCGACGCAGATCAGCGCACCTTCCGTCCGCTCGAGGTGCGGCAGTGCCGCCCTCGCGCCGTGCACCTGTCCGAAGAAGTTCACGTCCATGATGCGCCGGACGTCCTCGATCGATTGCTCGCGGAACGGCGCGTACGCGCTGACCCCCGCGTTGTTGACCCACGTGTCGATGCGGCCGTAGCTCTGGACTGCGTGCCGTGCGAGAGCTTCGACGTCGTCCGCCACCGCGACGTCGGTGCGCAGCGCCGTGGCCTCGCCACCATCCCGGCGGATCGTTTCGACCGCGCTGTCGAGGTCGCGCTGGTTGCGTGACGCGAGGACGACCTTTGCGCCGCGACGCGCTGCTGCGATCGCAGTGGCGAGGCCGATGCCGCTGGATGCACCCGTGATGACGATCACCTGGTCCTGAATCGGTCTGGGCATGATGCTCCTCTAGCGCGCGGCGAAGCTGGCGAGCAGCCCCCGCGCGCGTTCCCATGAGTCCGCGGAAAACGATTCCAGCCATGGCTGCCGGACGACGTGCAGGCGTCCCTGCTGCTCGACGATCTCGTGATGCGACGTCCCGTCCTCGTCGCGCCATGCGCGCAGCGTCACCTTCGCTTCACCCACGCGCAGTCCGCGCACGCTCAGCTCCGGCAGCCACGCCGGGAGCACCGGATCGACGAGCAGGAGCTGCAACGGCGCGAACGGCACCAGCCCCAGCAGCGACTGCATCACCATCGGCCAGATGCTCTGGTTCCACGCTTGCGGCCGGTTCGCGCGCGGGTACGCGCCGGGATGCGCAAGCTGGTCGCGCCCGTAGCCGCCCACGCATTCGGGCGTGCGTCCTTGCGGCCACAGCCGCGCGAGATCATACAGCGCGCGCGTCAGCTCCTCCGCGCGATCGTCGAAGCCGTAGCGACGCAGGCCGAACAGGATCGTCGCATTCTCCACGGGCCAGACTGCGCCGAGATGGTAGTCGAGCGGGTTGTAGGCGGGGTTCGTCGTAGACAGCGTGCGGATCCCCCAGCCGCTGAAGAGGTCCGGCTCGAAGAGTCGGCGCACCAGGCGGGGCACGTGGTCACTGTCGACGATGCCCGTCGCGAGACACTGCCCTGCGTTCGACGTGCGTGCGCGGATCTGCTGCTTCTGCGCGTCGAGCCCGAACGCGATGAAGCCGTCGTCGTCCATCCAGAAGTCGCGGTTGAACCGCTCCTTCAGGGCGCGCGCCTCCCGCCACAGCTCGACGCTGCGGTCCCACTCGCCCATCACGCCCGACAGCACGGCCATGAACTGCAGCGCGACGTACCAGTAGCCCTGGATCTCGCACGGTGCGATCGGCGGCTCGACCTGGCGACCCGCATCGTCGACGATCGCGTTCTCGCTGTCCTTCCATCCCTGGTGCCGCGGCCCGTTCGGTGAGCGCGTCAGGTACTCGATGTAGCCGTCGCCATCGCGATCGCCGTGCGTCTCCGCCCATTCCAGCACGCGCAGGGCAGCGTCGTAGTGGGCCGCGACCTGCCTACGATCGCCGGTCAGTGCATACCGGTACCCGAGCCCGATGATGAACATGAACGGGCTCGCGACATCGGCGTAGTTCCGATCGAAGCCGGATCGGCCGAGTCGCGAGAGCGGATCCGTCTTCGCCTGGTTGATGATGCGACCCGGCTCCTCGTCGCGACTCGCATCGGCGACGCGACCCTGCAGTCCGGCGAGGCGCATGAGCACGTCGCCGAGCATCGCGCCGCCGTCCAGCAGCCCGGCCTGCCACGATGTCGTGAGCGCATCACGTCCCCAGAGCGTCTGGTACAGCGGGACACCCGCGCCCGGCGTGAGCCACTCGCCGGCGGGACCCTCCAGCAGCGCGAAGGAGCCGAGGTCGAGCGACGCGCGGTTGGCACACTCGACCAGCGGCGATTCTCCCGGCGCGTGAAAGCTTGCGACGTCCGCGTACCAGCGTTCGAGCCGCGCCTCCCGCCGCGCCCCCTCCGCTGCGTCCAGCGGGTCCAGTGGGTCGAACGCGTCGACGCGCAGCGACAGCTTCCTCGTCTGCTGGCGCTCCAGCCGAAGTGGGGCGCGCAGCCGATCGCCCTCGTGCCGCCACTCCGCGCCGCCCCCGAGCACGTGCGTCTCGAAGGGCAGCTCCGGATGCGCATAGCGGAAGGTCACGCCGCTCGCGATGGGAGACGCATCGACGCGCGCGTTCTGCTCGCGCACGCCGAACTGCGCCTCATCGCTCGACGCGTAGTCCGCACC of the Longimicrobiales bacterium genome contains:
- a CDS encoding ABC transporter ATP-binding protein, with the translated sequence MPDAAALAIRNVSKTYANGVRALRDVSLTIPPGMYGLLGPNGAGKSTLMRILATLQEADSGEVRLGELDVLVEKAEVRKTLGYLPQEFGVYPKVSAVDLLDHFALLKGIAGRGERRDVVEALLRQVNLWDVRRQKLGGYSGGMKQRFGVAVALLGDPKLLIVDEPTAGLDPAERVRFLNLLSELGENAVVLLSTHIVEDVTELCTRMAIIDRGEILLEGSPRDSVEELRGRIWRRVISKSELAALERTHPIISTRLLAGRTVVHVYGEEVAGFEAAEPSLEDVYFSAMAGHIGRRAFVAA
- a CDS encoding SDR family oxidoreductase: MPRPIQDQVIVITGASSGIGLATAIAAARRGAKVVLASRNQRDLDSAVETIRRDGGEATALRTDVAVADDVEALARHAVQSYGRIDTWVNNAGVSAYAPFREQSIEDVRRIMDVNFFGQVHGARAALPHLERTEGALICVGSTLSDRGVPLQGIYCASKHAIKGWVDSLRVELQHDGVPVRVTLVKPSSINTPLFNKAKTQLGVMPQPIPPVYDPALAARAILRAAEGNERDVFVGGAGKFLSVSERISPKLVDVQQRMQGFDDQKTDWPVREGAPHNLYEPVEYDGGVRGDFLRDSHRESPYQRMDANVVVSASAAAAALALAAATSRRTSQGSGLTMALGLGALAFVGKALLAAVYEG
- a CDS encoding glycogen debranching N-terminal domain-containing protein — encoded protein: MADVPTPAAPFVSLLLPTATQRPGVRYAWRGPSLLVVDEQGEAGEQRLTGYFFRQARFLSRLQLRIANERPHLCSIAEVAPNVLEATYIHPEVTKGGGGGSGSGGLDGRAGLLFRNLDITARYVVCASSLDVTLCITSRWQDSLEIDVAWLLGADYASSDEAQFGVREQNARVDASPIASGVTFRYAHPELPFETHVLGGGAEWRHEGDRLRAPLRLERQQTRKLSLRVDAFDPLDPLDAAEGARREARLERWYADVASFHAPGESPLVECANRASLDLGSFALLEGPAGEWLTPGAGVPLYQTLWGRDALTTSWQAGLLDGGAMLGDVLMRLAGLQGRVADASRDEEPGRIINQAKTDPLSRLGRSGFDRNYADVASPFMFIIGLGYRYALTGDRRQVAAHYDAALRVLEWAETHGDRDGDGYIEYLTRSPNGPRHQGWKDSENAIVDDAGRQVEPPIAPCEIQGYWYVALQFMAVLSGVMGEWDRSVELWREARALKERFNRDFWMDDDGFIAFGLDAQKQQIRARTSNAGQCLATGIVDSDHVPRLVRRLFEPDLFSGWGIRTLSTTNPAYNPLDYHLGAVWPVENATILFGLRRYGFDDRAEELTRALYDLARLWPQGRTPECVGGYGRDQLAHPGAYPRANRPQAWNQSIWPMVMQSLLGLVPFAPLQLLLVDPVLPAWLPELSVRGLRVGEAKVTLRAWRDEDGTSHHEIVEQQGRLHVVRQPWLESFSADSWERARGLLASFAAR